In one window of Mus pahari chromosome 3, PAHARI_EIJ_v1.1, whole genome shotgun sequence DNA:
- the LOC110319060 gene encoding olfactory receptor 5W2-like, which produces MDKENCSSLPEFLLLGITNDPDMKVLIFTVFLAIYLITLLTNIGMIILIKMDPQLQTPMYFFLSHLSFSDLCYSSAVGPKMLIDIFSKYKTIPFVGCALQFFCVCIFIDVECVLLAVMAFDRYKAISHPLLYAVDMSNRVCYQFLAGVYLVGMTDALIHTTLTFHLCFCGSLEINHFFCDIPPILLLSCSDTQVNELMIFTIFGFIELSTISGVLVSYCYIILSVLKIHSAKGKFKAFSTCTSHLTAVAIFQGTLLFTYFQPSTSYSLDQDKMTSLFYTLVIPMLNPLIYSLRNKDVKEALQKLGNKRWCK; this is translated from the coding sequence ATGGACAAGGAAAACTGCTCTTCATTACCTGAATTCCTTCTCTTGGGAATTACCAATGATCCTGACATGAAAGTGTTAATATTTACTGTGTTCTTAGCTATTTATCTTATTACTCTTTTAACTAATATTGGAATGATCATTTTGATCAAGATGGATCCACAGCTCCAAACACCAATGTACTTCTTTCTCAGccacctctctttctctgacctctgctaCTCCTCTGCAGTTGGGCCCAAGATGTTGATAGACATTTTCAGCAAGTACAAAACCATCCCATTTGTTGGTTGTGCCTTGCAATTCTTTTGTGTCTGTATCTTTATAGATGTTGAGTGTGTGTTGCTGGCAGTGATGGCATTTGATCGGTACAAAGCCATAAGCCACCCCCTGCTATATGCCGTAGATATGTCCAATAGAGTATGCTACCAATTCCTGGCTGGTGTTTACCTTGTAGGAATGACAGATGCTTTGATACACACAACATTAACATTCCACTTATGTTTCTGTGGGTCACTTGAGATTAatcatttcttctgtgatatCCCTCCTATACTGTTACTGTCTTGTTCAGATACTCAGGTCAATGAGTTAATGATCTTCACTATTTTTGGATTTATTGAGTTGAGCACTATTTCAGGAGTCCTTGTCTCCTATTGCTATATTATCTTATCAGTCTTGAAAATCCATTCTGCCAAGGGAAAGTTTAAAGCCTTTTCTACCTGCACCTCACACCTGACTGCTGTTGCAATTTTTCAGGGAACTCTGCTTTTTACATATTTCCAGCCAAGTACTTCTTATTCTCTAGATCAAGACAAAATGACCTCCTTGTTTTATACTCTGGTGATTCCTATGCTGAACCCACTGATTTACAGCCTGAGAAACAAGGATGTGAAAGAGGCCTTGCAAAAACTGGGAAATAAAAGGTGGTGTAAATAG
- the LOC110319036 gene encoding olfactory receptor 5W2-like codes for MDEGNCSSITEFILLGITDDPSMKVVLFILFLIIYLIILVANIGIIVLIRIDPQLHTPMYFFLSHLSFSDLCYPTAVGPKMLVDLLAKYKSLSFGGCALQFFFTCIFIDAECVLLAVMAFDRYKAISNPLMYVVNMSSRFCYQLLAGVYVLAMIDTLMQTIITFGLCFCRSNEINHFFCDLPPILLLSCSDIHVNELALFVFSGFVELCTISGLLVSYSYIIASILKITSDEGRFKAFSTCASHLTAVAIFQGTLLFMYFRPSSSYSLDQDKTTSLFYTMVIPMLNPLIYSLRNRDVKEALCKLRNKRSFK; via the coding sequence atggATGAAGGAAACTGCTCCTCCATCACTGAATTTATTCTACTTGGAATCACTGATGACCCTAGCATGAAAGTGgttctattcattttatttcttatcatCTATCTCATTATTCTTGTGGCAAATATTGGAATTATTGTTTTAATCAGAATAGATCCTCAGCTTCACACTccaatgtacttcttcctcagtcacctctccttctcagatctctgtTATCCCACTGCTGTTGGACCAAAGATGCTGGTAGATTTACTGGCCAAATACAAATCTTTATCTTTTGGGGGCTGTGCATTGCAGTTTTTCTTTACCTGTATTTTTATAGATGCCGAGTGTGTGCTGCTGGCAGTGATGGCCTTTGATCGGTACAAGGCCATCAGCAATCCCTTGATGTATGTTGTAAATATGTCCAGTAGATTTTGTTATCAACTTCTGGCTGGAGTTTATGTGTTAGCAATGATAGATACTCTGATGCAAACTATAATAACCTTTGGGTTATGTTTCTGTAGGTCAAATGAGATTAATCATTTCTTCTGTGATCTTCCACCTATTCTGTTACTATCTTGCTCAGATATACATGTCAATGAATTAgcattatttgtgttttctgggtTTGTTGAGTTGTGCACTATTTCAGGACTTCTTGTATCTTACAGTTACATTATTGCATCAATCTTGAAGATCACCTCTGATGAGGGTAGATTCAAAGCTTTCTCCACTTGTGCCTCCCACCTGACTGCAGTTGCAATTTTTCAGGGAACTCTGCTCTTTATGTATTTCCGGCCAAGTTCTTCATACTCCTTAGATCAAGATAAAACAACCTCATTGTTTTATACCATGGTGATACCTATGCTCAACCCTCTGATTTACAGCCTGAGAAACAGGGATGTGAAAGAAGCCTTGTGCAAACTGAGAAATAAAAGGtcatttaaataa